A single region of the Changchengzhania lutea genome encodes:
- the rsmH gene encoding 16S rRNA (cytosine(1402)-N(4))-methyltransferase RsmH yields MTKTMEYHNPVLLKETVDGLNIKADGVYVDVTFGGGGHSKEILNRLGPKGKLYAFDQDLDALENAIDDDRFTLINENFRFAKRFLRFHGIKKVDGILADFGVSSHQFDVAERGFSTRFEADLDMRMNQQNKLSAFHVINEYEEEALKQVFLQYGELRAAPAMSRLIVEHRKTESIITSEQLKTVLRKFLPPRHENKVLAQIYQAIRIEVNQEIEALKEFLMQTPEMLDTGGRLSFISYHSLEDRLVKRFIRNGLFEGEPERDMYGNFEVPLKKVNGLIVPSAEEIKINSRARSAKLRIAEKI; encoded by the coding sequence ATGACGAAGACTATGGAATATCATAATCCGGTTTTATTAAAAGAAACAGTAGATGGTTTAAATATCAAAGCAGATGGCGTGTATGTGGATGTCACCTTTGGTGGTGGTGGACACAGCAAAGAGATTTTAAACAGATTAGGCCCTAAGGGTAAATTATACGCATTCGATCAAGATTTAGATGCGCTTGAAAACGCTATTGATGATGACCGGTTTACATTGATCAATGAGAACTTTCGTTTTGCAAAACGGTTTTTAAGATTTCATGGTATTAAAAAAGTGGATGGCATTTTAGCAGATTTTGGAGTCTCCTCACATCAATTTGATGTCGCTGAACGCGGATTTTCAACACGATTTGAAGCCGATTTAGATATGCGAATGAACCAGCAAAATAAATTATCGGCATTTCATGTTATTAATGAATATGAAGAAGAAGCGTTGAAACAAGTGTTTTTACAGTATGGCGAATTAAGAGCGGCGCCTGCTATGTCGCGATTAATAGTTGAACATAGAAAAACGGAATCAATAATTACTAGCGAGCAACTGAAAACTGTTTTAAGAAAATTTTTACCGCCACGTCATGAAAATAAAGTATTGGCTCAAATATATCAAGCTATTCGTATTGAGGTAAATCAAGAAATTGAAGCGCTCAAGGAATTTTTAATGCAGACGCCAGAAATGCTTGATACTGGTGGGCGTTTAAGTTTTATCTCGTACCACTCCTTAGAAGACCGGTTGGTAAAGCGTTTTATAAGAAACGGCTTGTTTGAAGGAGAACCAGAACGTGATATGTATGGCAATTTTGAAGTGCCATTAAAAAAAGTAAACGGATTGATTGTGCCATCGGCAGAAGAAATAAAAATAAACAGTAGGGCGAGAAGTGCAAAACTGCGTATCGCTGAAAAGATTTAA
- a CDS encoding group II intron maturase-specific domain-containing protein, translated as MSRKSKVRITRELRTLAFHNKTQRGIQDLANLLNPKIRGWIQYYGKISRRSLQPVFYYLHNRMIRWILNKYKSFKGSKIKAVKWLRFITKSYPNLFNHWGLGYKLV; from the coding sequence ATGAGCCGAAAGTCCAAGGTTCGAATCACAAGAGAACTCCGTACACTTGCTTTCCATAACAAAACTCAACGTGGGATACAGGACTTAGCAAATTTGCTGAACCCCAAGATTCGTGGTTGGATTCAGTATTATGGAAAGATAAGTCGTAGGAGCCTACAACCTGTGTTCTATTACCTGCATAATCGTATGATCAGATGGATATTGAACAAGTACAAAAGCTTCAAAGGAAGCAAAATCAAAGCAGTAAAATGGCTTAGGTTTATTACAAAGTCATATCCAAATCTGTTCAATCATTGGGGACTGGGATACAAACTGGTCTAA
- the yihA gene encoding ribosome biogenesis GTP-binding protein YihA/YsxC: MHIKSAEFVMSNSDVTKCPKSRLPEYAFIGRSNVGKSSLINMLTSKKSLAKTSGRPGKTQLINHFLINKNWHLVDLPGYGYARVSKSSKKVFQKFITQYFGLREQLVTAFVLVDIRHNPQPIDLEFMQWLGENNIPFSIIFTKADKLRPKAIENHVEAYKKVLLETWEHVPNYFITSSSKDIGKEEVLGYIDCLNENMQLDSN; this comes from the coding sequence ATGCATATTAAATCTGCCGAATTTGTGATGAGCAACTCTGATGTTACCAAATGCCCTAAAAGCAGATTACCGGAATACGCATTTATTGGCAGAAGTAACGTTGGCAAGTCCTCTCTTATAAATATGCTAACGAGCAAAAAAAGTTTGGCTAAAACATCTGGCCGACCTGGAAAAACACAATTGATCAATCACTTTTTAATTAATAAAAACTGGCATTTGGTAGATTTACCAGGTTACGGGTATGCCCGGGTATCTAAAAGTTCGAAAAAGGTGTTTCAAAAATTTATAACACAATATTTTGGCTTACGCGAACAACTCGTCACCGCTTTTGTTTTAGTGGACATTAGGCATAACCCACAACCTATCGATTTAGAATTTATGCAATGGCTGGGGGAAAACAACATCCCGTTTTCTATCATTTTTACAAAAGCCGATAAGCTTAGACCCAAAGCGATAGAAAACCATGTGGAAGCTTACAAAAAAGTGCTCTTGGAAACTTGGGAACATGTCCCTAATTATTTTATTACCTCCTCTTCTAAAGATATTGGAAAGGAAGAGGTATTGGGATATATTGACTGCCTAAATGAAAATATGCAATTGGATTCCAATTAA
- a CDS encoding FtsL-like putative cell division protein, producing MKNNIYSILKGTFLVSDDSFKNWRFIIFISILAIIMIASSHSADKKVYEIARLKNEAKEMRSGFVDGRSKLMRLKMESAVIKKMKAKGLAPSVVPAKKIKVKSQKLK from the coding sequence ATGAAGAACAATATTTATAGCATATTAAAAGGCACCTTTTTGGTGAGTGATGATTCTTTCAAGAATTGGAGATTCATCATTTTCATTTCCATATTGGCTATAATTATGATAGCCAGTTCACATAGTGCCGATAAAAAAGTTTATGAGATCGCACGCTTAAAAAATGAAGCTAAGGAAATGCGTTCTGGATTTGTGGATGGTCGTTCTAAGCTGATGAGGCTTAAAATGGAATCGGCAGTCATAAAAAAAATGAAAGCAAAGGGGTTGGCGCCCTCAGTGGTGCCAGCAAAAAAGATAAAAGTTAAATCTCAAAAACTAAAGTAA
- a CDS encoding alpha/beta fold hydrolase, whose protein sequence is MTYSLKKEKKYSYIEAGEGAPIIILHGLMGGLSNFDGVTDYFSQNGYKVIIPELPIYSRSLLKTNVKSFAKYLHDFIEFKGFKDFILLGNSLGGHIGLYYTKQYPQKVKALIITGSSGLYESAMGGGYTKRSDYEVIKKKAQDVFYDPAVATKTIVDEVYETVNDRNKLIKTLAIAKSAIRHNMAKDLPKMTTPTCIIWGKNDTVTPPDVAEEFNELLPNSDLYWIDKCGHAAMMEHPNEFNTILNTWLQERGL, encoded by the coding sequence ATGACCTACAGTTTAAAGAAGGAAAAAAAATATAGTTATATTGAAGCGGGTGAAGGTGCGCCAATAATAATACTTCATGGTCTTATGGGAGGCCTCAGTAACTTTGATGGTGTGACTGATTATTTTAGCCAAAACGGCTACAAAGTTATCATACCAGAGCTACCAATTTATTCAAGGTCCCTGTTAAAAACCAATGTTAAGAGTTTCGCTAAATATCTCCATGATTTTATTGAATTTAAGGGTTTTAAAGACTTTATATTATTGGGTAATTCCCTAGGAGGGCATATCGGTTTATATTACACGAAACAATATCCACAAAAAGTAAAAGCGCTAATAATTACAGGAAGTTCTGGTTTGTACGAAAGTGCCATGGGTGGCGGTTATACCAAGCGAAGTGATTATGAGGTGATCAAGAAAAAAGCACAAGATGTTTTTTACGATCCCGCCGTAGCCACCAAGACCATTGTTGATGAAGTTTATGAAACCGTAAATGACCGCAATAAACTTATAAAAACCTTAGCTATTGCCAAAAGTGCCATTAGGCATAATATGGCTAAAGATTTGCCAAAAATGACCACACCAACCTGCATTATTTGGGGTAAAAACGATACGGTCACACCGCCAGATGTTGCTGAAGAATTTAACGAGTTATTACCAAATTCCGATTTATACTGGATTGACAAGTGTGGGCATGCCGCCATGATGGAACATCCAAACGAATTCAATACCATTTTAAATACTTGGTTACAGGAACGAGGCCTATAG
- a CDS encoding IS1595 family transposase translates to MDIFSFGVHFTDEKSCRLHFKEQRDKQGVVCKRCGCTDHYWLINKWSYQCKSCNSRTSLRSGTIMESSKLSFLVWYKTIFLMSTTKKGFSSKEIQRQLGLKRYEPVWAMVHKLRRAMGDRDDRYTLEGMIEMDEGYFTIEASEQAHKTQKAGRGSKTKSNVMIMAESTILEDIETGKVDRQCRYFKAKVLEDHKADGTDQSFKDAIDDEQTIIFTDKSTSYVNIADYVEIHMTEKSNEQTTKETLKWVHIAISNAKRNFAGTYHKIKKKYLQLYLNEFVYKLNRRYFGERIFDRLIIASITANGH, encoded by the coding sequence ATGGATATATTTTCTTTTGGGGTTCATTTCACAGATGAAAAGAGTTGCAGGCTTCATTTCAAGGAGCAAAGGGACAAGCAAGGTGTTGTTTGTAAGCGTTGCGGATGTACAGACCACTATTGGCTGATCAATAAATGGAGCTATCAATGTAAATCCTGCAACTCAAGGACATCATTGCGCAGTGGCACCATAATGGAAAGCTCTAAATTGTCATTTCTGGTTTGGTACAAGACCATTTTTTTGATGAGCACCACAAAAAAAGGATTTTCCAGTAAAGAGATACAGCGCCAGTTGGGGCTAAAACGTTATGAGCCAGTTTGGGCAATGGTCCATAAACTGCGTAGAGCAATGGGGGATCGTGATGACAGGTACACATTGGAAGGAATGATAGAAATGGATGAAGGCTATTTTACTATTGAAGCCTCGGAACAAGCACACAAAACCCAAAAAGCAGGTCGAGGGAGCAAAACTAAATCCAATGTTATGATTATGGCAGAAAGCACCATACTGGAAGATATAGAAACAGGAAAAGTAGATAGACAATGCCGTTATTTTAAAGCTAAGGTATTAGAAGACCACAAGGCAGATGGCACAGACCAAAGCTTCAAAGACGCTATTGATGACGAGCAAACTATTATATTTACAGATAAGAGTACTTCATATGTAAATATTGCAGACTATGTAGAAATACATATGACAGAGAAATCAAACGAACAAACCACCAAAGAAACACTCAAATGGGTGCATATAGCAATAAGCAATGCTAAAAGGAACTTTGCGGGAACTTATCATAAAATCAAGAAGAAATATTTGCAATTATATCTGAACGAGTTTGTTTATAAGCTCAACCGCAGGTATTTTGGAGAACGAATCTTTGATAGGCTTATTATTGCTAGCATTACAGCTAATGGACATTAA
- a CDS encoding class I SAM-dependent methyltransferase — MELNKKQHWETVYKTKNPNQVSWTQETPKTSLEFINSFGLEKTAKIIDIGGGDSKLVDYLIDEGFENITVLDISSKALEKAKKRLGDKSKKVNWVVSDITDFEPESTFDVWHDRATFHFLTTDEQVEKYKEITTNFVDGFLIIGTFSENGPTKCSGLEIKQYNQDMLASEFKHGFEKINCIKENHLTPFGTSQNFLFCGFKKQQR, encoded by the coding sequence ATGGAATTGAATAAAAAACAACATTGGGAAACAGTTTATAAAACTAAAAACCCAAACCAAGTTAGTTGGACACAAGAAACACCAAAAACCTCCTTGGAGTTTATAAATTCATTTGGACTTGAAAAAACCGCGAAAATCATAGATATAGGTGGTGGTGACAGTAAACTTGTGGATTACCTAATTGATGAAGGCTTTGAAAACATAACCGTATTGGATATTTCATCAAAAGCCCTTGAGAAGGCTAAAAAACGGCTAGGTGATAAGTCAAAAAAGGTGAATTGGGTTGTAAGTGACATCACTGATTTTGAACCAGAATCTACTTTTGACGTTTGGCACGATCGAGCAACTTTTCATTTTTTAACCACAGATGAGCAAGTTGAAAAATACAAGGAAATTACCACGAATTTCGTGGATGGGTTTTTAATAATTGGAACATTTTCGGAAAACGGTCCTACCAAATGCAGTGGCCTTGAGATTAAACAATACAATCAAGATATGTTGGCTTCAGAATTTAAGCATGGATTTGAAAAAATTAACTGTATTAAAGAAAACCATTTAACACCATTCGGCACCTCACAGAATTTCTTGTTTTGTGGTTTTAAAAAGCAACAGAGGTAA
- the mraZ gene encoding division/cell wall cluster transcriptional repressor MraZ — protein MDLLTGTYECKVDAKGRLMMPAALKKQLSPVLQEGFVLRRSVFQTCLELYPMSEWQKLMQKINKLNRFKKKNNDFIRRFTAGVKMVEVDVNGRLLIPKDLTVFANISKNIVITSAINIIEIWDKDLYEQAINDATTDFADLAEEVMGQDDEDYGIS, from the coding sequence TTGGACTTACTTACAGGAACATACGAATGTAAAGTTGATGCCAAGGGCAGACTAATGATGCCAGCTGCGTTAAAAAAGCAGTTGTCGCCAGTATTACAAGAAGGTTTCGTGCTGCGCCGTTCGGTTTTTCAAACCTGTTTAGAGTTGTATCCCATGAGTGAGTGGCAAAAACTCATGCAGAAAATCAATAAGCTTAACCGGTTCAAAAAAAAGAACAATGATTTTATCCGTCGGTTTACCGCGGGTGTGAAAATGGTTGAGGTCGATGTTAACGGACGCTTATTAATCCCAAAGGACTTAACGGTATTTGCTAATATTTCGAAAAATATTGTGATTACGTCGGCGATCAATATCATTGAAATTTGGGATAAAGATTTATATGAACAGGCTATTAATGATGCGACGACCGATTTTGCTGACTTAGCTGAAGAGGTTATGGGACAAGATGACGAAGACTATGGAATATCATAA